Proteins encoded by one window of Chloroflexota bacterium:
- a CDS encoding O-antigen ligase family protein, with protein sequence MQIWRLLGFCGVLAALLVAWFLPPLWALLTIGAVAGTVAVFAYPVLGVGMLLLTVPFGSIRTISLPDNVDITVNEPLVALIGLSWLAGMLVGRWSTPSLPSLTIPIIIVLIPMGLSALAADSLLLSIKEVSKWAELFVIYLVTATTVRSRRVLAALVGVLLFVALAEVGIGLLQVAFRIGPPHFLAGGILMRAHGTFGQPNPYGGYLALILPIALAIALSAPRGNIRLLGWGASIALAVGIALSLSRGAWLGTLAALSMVWLLDSQRNRMRAIALAYGGMTGTLVVLVFGLVPEALLTRVTDLFTYGSRLVQELRAGPNPDNWAILERVSQWYAGWQMFAENPFLGVGIGNYPKAYATYALPGWPTGVGHAHNYYLNLAAEGGLLTLTAFLLFLGLAWRLAAHNWRQTSDAWGRLLALGLMGSLAAFCAHSLVDSLFVHSIGILLGVLLGVLSALAVVNARDESPSSPQWDQSSTASGAAEVAR encoded by the coding sequence ATGCAAATATGGCGTTTGCTTGGTTTCTGCGGCGTGCTCGCCGCGCTCCTGGTGGCGTGGTTTCTGCCTCCTTTATGGGCGCTTCTGACAATCGGCGCGGTGGCGGGGACTGTGGCCGTCTTTGCCTATCCGGTCTTGGGTGTCGGCATGCTCCTGTTGACTGTTCCCTTTGGCAGCATCCGTACAATCAGCCTTCCGGACAATGTTGACATAACGGTCAACGAGCCCCTTGTCGCGCTCATCGGTCTCTCCTGGCTCGCCGGTATGCTCGTGGGGCGGTGGTCCACGCCCTCGCTGCCATCTTTGACTATACCCATCATCATTGTATTAATTCCAATGGGACTCTCCGCGCTCGCCGCGGACAGTCTGTTGCTGAGCATAAAAGAGGTTAGCAAGTGGGCCGAGCTCTTTGTGATCTACCTTGTCACCGCCACGACGGTGCGTAGCCGCCGCGTGCTCGCTGCATTGGTCGGGGTGCTGTTGTTCGTTGCCCTGGCAGAGGTTGGCATCGGCTTGCTTCAGGTAGCGTTCCGGATCGGCCCGCCGCACTTTCTCGCCGGAGGCATTCTGATGCGGGCCCACGGCACGTTTGGGCAACCCAACCCGTACGGGGGCTACCTGGCGCTGATTCTCCCCATTGCACTTGCTATAGCGCTCTCAGCACCCCGTGGCAATATACGTCTATTGGGATGGGGTGCAAGTATCGCACTGGCAGTCGGCATTGCGCTCAGCCTTTCGCGGGGAGCCTGGCTGGGAACGCTGGCGGCGCTTAGCATGGTTTGGTTGCTCGACAGCCAACGCAACCGAATGCGTGCCATCGCGCTGGCATACGGTGGGATGACGGGAACGCTGGTTGTCCTGGTGTTTGGGTTAGTGCCGGAGGCATTGCTAACCCGTGTGACTGATTTGTTCACGTATGGCTCGCGTCTGGTGCAAGAATTGCGCGCCGGACCGAACCCTGACAACTGGGCTATCTTAGAGCGGGTTTCGCAGTGGTATGCCGGCTGGCAGATGTTTGCCGAAAATCCCTTCCTCGGTGTGGGCATTGGCAACTACCCCAAGGCATATGCAACCTATGCGTTGCCCGGCTGGCCGACCGGCGTCGGCCACGCGCATAATTACTACCTCAATCTAGCGGCAGAAGGGGGACTGCTAACACTCACCGCTTTTCTGCTCTTCTTGGGTCTCGCCTGGCGATTGGCCGCTCACAATTGGCGGCAAACTTCCGACGCGTGGGGGCGCTTGCTCGCACTCGGACTGATGGGCAGTCTGGCTGCCTTCTGTGCCCACAGTCTCGTGGATAGTCTCTTCGTGCATAGTATCGGCATTCTGCTCGGCGTACTCCTTGGGGTCCTCTCCGCATTGGCGGTCGTGAACGCCAGGGATGAATCCCCATCTTCACCACAATGGGACCAAAGCTCCACCGCAAGCGGCGCGGCTGAAGTGGCGCGCTAG
- a CDS encoding biotin--[acetyl-CoA-carboxylase] ligase, which yields MSTPTKSDNEPLRWREVAQAVRQQQIGHSIVYRTEVDSTMEVCHALARADAESGVVVAADSQSAGRGRQGRAWHAPPSTCLLFSVLLRPTLKRDQWLHALWPLAVALQEATEHVTGLRAAIKWPNDLILCGKKLGGLLAETTADAVVVGAGLNVNFPAGALSLDQPVATVSDALGRHVSREELLVASLRSFDRWYRRWLAAPDEVWQAWRDGAYLIGQPVDVSVGGNTFSGIAEDQDRKGRLCVRAADGRVRRFTAGDASVRPIRAR from the coding sequence GTGAGCACTCCGACCAAGTCCGACAATGAACCGCTGCGCTGGCGGGAAGTGGCCCAGGCGGTGCGGCAGCAACAGATAGGCCACAGCATAGTCTATCGCACGGAAGTAGATTCCACGATGGAAGTCTGCCATGCACTGGCACGCGCCGACGCTGAGTCCGGAGTGGTTGTGGCGGCCGACTCCCAGAGTGCCGGGCGGGGCAGGCAAGGCCGGGCTTGGCACGCGCCGCCCTCTACCTGTCTGCTCTTTTCCGTACTCTTGCGGCCGACACTGAAGCGCGATCAGTGGTTGCACGCGCTATGGCCGCTGGCGGTGGCGCTGCAAGAAGCCACGGAGCACGTAACCGGCCTGCGCGCAGCGATCAAGTGGCCGAACGACCTCATTCTATGCGGCAAGAAGCTCGGGGGGCTGCTCGCAGAGACCACGGCGGACGCCGTGGTAGTCGGCGCGGGCCTCAACGTAAACTTTCCCGCAGGAGCCCTCTCGCTCGACCAACCGGTTGCCACGGTTTCAGACGCGCTTGGCCGTCACGTCTCCCGCGAAGAACTCTTGGTCGCCAGCCTTCGTTCGTTTGACCGTTGGTACCGTCGCTGGCTTGCGGCGCCCGACGAGGTGTGGCAGGCCTGGCGAGACGGCGCGTATTTGATCGGTCAGCCTGTGGACGTATCCGTTGGCGGGAACACGTTCAGCGGAATCGCGGAGGACCAGGACCGCAAAGGGCGCCTCTGCGTCCGCGCAGCCGATGGGCGCGTGCGTCGATTCACGGCAGGGGATGCGAGCGTCCGCCCAATCCGTGCGCGGTAA